A genomic region of Dermacentor andersoni chromosome 9, qqDerAnde1_hic_scaffold, whole genome shotgun sequence contains the following coding sequences:
- the LOC126527946 gene encoding ectoderm-neural cortex protein 1-like: MPSDRVLIASCGQKLEASREALRQCSRYFDAMFASGMKESSCDEIEMRDIEPDTLRALIDVSEGRSVKVSNDNVDSLLKAGCLFQFELLRRDCTEHLLRTVCLDNAVETWQKGDVFGVRQLCRAALVTLLCEFEKFVDHASLASCPRPLLERLLSNDTLNVSNESVVQAAAEKWLRANRASCTVEEVIAIASRVRRGQLHEQASAAWCSFVEALLVERDNAMDQWREAMQSSVTMPPRSIMRPAVAVSLLGGSCREVSNLCVYMPKKSDEGAFTFHSALPVSGRPEILRGFVVCSVGRDAYFLCGEYGIGSGHWNLNVFRWDHMLSQWVEVATLPEPRRHCKPVVVGNLIHLYGGFGRYRVRLFSVDIYDTSTGLWHRGETLQEEVAVDASAIVNLNDHVCIIPTCPAGSNETVRAIHFPTDVFTVSRFIAIPFSSHKTVIVCKGADSWYTFHEPRTFSEYTNPRMSLQSLLCGCALGDGVGFFMENQKSAVLYNFDTDEQQRLYTGFGNHVMVECCFGMPYFDLAE; this comes from the exons ATGCCATCAGACCGCGTGCTCATCGCGTCGTGCGGTCAGAAATTAGAAGCCTCTCGCGAAGCTCTCCGACAATGCTCGCGCTACTTCGATGCCATGTTCGCGTCGGGCATGAAGGAGTCGTCGTGCGACGAAATTGAGATGCGAGACATTGAGCCAGACACCCTGAGGGCGCTCATCGACGTGTCCGAAGGCCGTTCAGTGAAGGTGTCGAACGACAACGTCGACAGCCTGTTGAAAGCGGGCTGCCTCTTTCAGTTCGAGCTACTGCGAAGAGATTGCACCGAGCACTTGCTTCGGACAGTCTGCCTCGACAACGCCGTCGAAACGTGGCAAAAGGGCGACGTCTTCGGCGTTCGACAGTTGTGCCGTGCTGCCCTGGTGACTCTTCTCTGCGAGTTCGAGAAGTTCGTCGACCACGCCTCCCTGGCGAGCTGTCCGCGTCCGCTGCTCGAGCGTCTACTGTCGAATGACACGCTGAACGTGTCGAACGAAAGTGTCGTGCAGGCGGCGGCAGAGAAGTGGTTGAGAGCCAACAGGGCCTCTTGCACTGTCGAGGAAGTTATCGCGATCGCATCGCGCGTCAGGCGTGGTCAGCTACACGAACAGGCATCAGCGGCGTGGTGCTCGTTTGTCGAGGCCTTGCTTGTCGAGCGGGATAACGCAATGGACCAGTGGCGCGAAGCCATGCAAAGCAGCGTGACGATGCCGCCACGATCGATCATGCGGCCTGCCGTCGCAGTGTCCTTGCTCGGCGGGAGTTGTCGCGAAGTTTCCAACTTGTGCGTGTACATGCCAAAGAAGAGCGACGAGGGTGCCTTCACGTTTCACTCGGCGCTGCCTGTGTCGGGCCGCCCCGAAATTCTTCGAGGATTTGTCGTCTGCTCCGTCG GGAGGGATGCCTACTTCCTCTGCGGCGAATACGGAATCGGATCCGGCCACTGGAATCTCAACGTATTTCGTTGGGACCACATGCTGTCGCAGTGGGTTGAGGTTGCTACGCTACCAGAGCCGAGGAGGCACTGCAAGCCAGTTGTCGTGGGAAACCTAATTCACCTGTACGGCGGGTTCGGCAGGTACCGGGTGCGGCTGTTCAGCGTTGACATCTATGACACAAGTACTG GTTTGTGGCATCGGGGAGAGACACTTCAGGAAGAAGTTGCCGTTGACGCCAGTGCAATCGTAAACTTGAATGACCATGTGTGCATCATCCCGACGTGTCCGGCGGGCAGTAACGAAACGGTCCGCGCCATCCACTTCCCGACAGACGTGTTTACCGTATCACGGTTCATCGCCATTCCGTTCAGCAGTCACAAGACGGTCATTGTGTGCAAGGGTGCTGACAGCTGGTACACCTTTCACGAACCGAGGACCTTTTCGGAATACACAAATCCGCGAATGTCGCTGCAGTCCCTTCTCTGTGGCTGTGCCCTTGGCGACGGAGTCGGCTTCTTTATGGAGAATCAGAAGAGTGCAGTGTTGTACAATTTCGACACTGACGAGCAGCAGAGACTGTACACTGGCTTTGGCAATCATGTCATGGTGGAATGTTGCTTTGGGATGCCCTATTTTGACTTGGCTGAGTGA